The following are from one region of the Cyanobium gracile PCC 6307 genome:
- a CDS encoding ArnT family glycosyltransferase: MTALPRRQRRRLLLITLLLGLVLFAWQLGNTGLVDETPPLFAASARAMAETGDWLIPRVNGLPRYDKPPLVYWVMGLVYALPGQARWNPLGTWASGFPSALAAIGVMLALADTLLRWPQPPFQAAPAAAPAPAPSHPSPPAPDRPGLTALTAALAFGLSPLALAWGRTAVSDSLFSGLVALALLLCWQTYADPRRRWWLPWTVLGLAVLAKGPVAVVLLGLTLLLFGWMQADIGGLWRRLRPLRGLALSALVAAPWYLLALHSEGRPFWDSFFGYHNIQRFTEVVNRHLQPWWFFVPVMLVASLPVSPLLLVGLARAIGPLRRSWCPTWPQPPAASLARFAACWLLAVLLFFTAAATKLPSYWLPATPAAALLIALAAQTGWSGGAGRPWERWAWGLCLLLVSGLGVVFLAAPLWLPLIQDPEMPTLASELRDSPLVTVVAACWLLAALLGWITRRRRPPLRLLALQLPLVLFVPAALLPLWSVGDRLRGEPVRRMAAALQREGRPGEPVAMVGVLKPSLHYYSRRVVIYEGIGVEGPINLADRLRRERRVGQRPSRPQEQPTVLVVIDRTTARAPFWRHLGASELERAGVYRLWRLDRRRLEEAVAQLRRKGFAPDWQLPRPERY; this comes from the coding sequence TTGACCGCCCTGCCCCGCCGCCAGCGCCGCCGGCTGCTGCTGATCACCCTGCTGCTGGGGCTGGTGCTGTTCGCCTGGCAGTTGGGCAACACGGGCCTGGTGGACGAGACACCGCCGCTGTTCGCGGCCTCGGCGCGGGCGATGGCGGAGACGGGCGACTGGCTGATCCCCCGCGTCAACGGCCTGCCCCGCTACGACAAGCCGCCGCTGGTCTACTGGGTGATGGGGCTTGTCTACGCCCTGCCCGGCCAGGCCCGGTGGAATCCCCTGGGCACCTGGGCCTCCGGGTTCCCCTCCGCCCTGGCCGCCATCGGCGTGATGCTGGCCCTGGCGGACACCCTGCTGCGCTGGCCCCAGCCCCCGTTCCAGGCCGCCCCAGCTGCCGCCCCGGCCCCCGCCCCCTCCCACCCCTCCCCACCGGCGCCGGACCGTCCGGGTCTGACGGCTCTGACCGCTGCCCTTGCCTTCGGCCTCTCGCCCCTGGCGCTCGCCTGGGGCCGCACGGCGGTGAGCGATTCCCTGTTCAGCGGCCTGGTGGCCCTGGCGCTGCTGCTCTGCTGGCAGACCTACGCCGACCCCCGCCGGCGCTGGTGGCTGCCCTGGACCGTGCTCGGGCTGGCCGTGCTGGCCAAGGGGCCGGTGGCGGTGGTGCTTCTGGGCCTCACCCTGTTGCTGTTCGGCTGGATGCAGGCCGACATCGGTGGGCTGTGGCGGCGGTTGCGGCCGCTGCGGGGCCTGGCGCTCTCCGCCCTGGTGGCGGCGCCCTGGTACCTGCTGGCCCTGCACAGCGAGGGCCGTCCCTTCTGGGACAGCTTCTTCGGTTACCACAACATCCAGCGCTTCACCGAGGTGGTGAACCGCCACCTGCAGCCGTGGTGGTTCTTCGTGCCGGTGATGCTGGTGGCCAGCCTGCCCGTCTCGCCGTTGCTGCTGGTCGGCCTGGCCCGGGCGATCGGACCGCTGCGGCGCTCCTGGTGCCCCACCTGGCCCCAGCCTCCCGCCGCCTCCCTAGCCCGCTTCGCCGCCTGCTGGCTGCTGGCGGTGCTGCTGTTCTTCACCGCCGCCGCCACCAAGCTGCCGAGCTACTGGCTGCCGGCCACCCCCGCCGCAGCCCTGCTGATCGCCCTGGCGGCCCAGACGGGCTGGTCCGGCGGGGCTGGCCGCCCTTGGGAGCGCTGGGCCTGGGGTCTCTGTCTGCTGCTGGTGAGCGGGCTGGGTGTGGTGTTCCTGGCGGCGCCCCTCTGGCTGCCGCTGATCCAGGATCCGGAGATGCCCACGCTGGCCTCGGAGCTGCGGGACAGTCCCCTGGTGACGGTGGTGGCCGCCTGCTGGTTGCTGGCCGCCCTGCTGGGCTGGATCACCCGGCGCCGCCGCCCGCCCCTGCGCCTGCTGGCCCTGCAGCTGCCCCTGGTGCTGTTCGTGCCTGCGGCCCTGCTGCCGCTGTGGAGCGTGGGTGATCGCCTGCGGGGTGAACCCGTGCGCCGCATGGCGGCGGCGCTGCAGCGCGAGGGCCGTCCGGGGGAGCCGGTGGCGATGGTGGGCGTGCTCAAGCCCTCCCTGCACTACTACAGCCGGCGGGTGGTGATCTACGAGGGCATCGGCGTCGAGGGTCCGATCAACCTGGCGGACCGGCTGCGCCGGGAGCGCCGGGTGGGCCAGCGGCCCAGCAGGCCCCAGGAGCAGCCCACGGTGCTGGTGGTGATCGATCGGACCACCGCCCGTGCCCCCTTCTGGCGCCATCTCGGCGCCAGCGAACTCGAGCGCGCCGGCGTCTACCGGCTGTGGCGCCTCGATCGCCGCCGCCTGGAGGAGGCCGTGGCGCAACTGCGCCGGAAGGGGTTCGCCCCCGACTGGCAGCTTCCCCGGCCGGAGCGTTACTGA